In the genome of Polaribacter sp. MED152, one region contains:
- a CDS encoding iron-sulfur cluster assembly accessory protein: protein MIKVSDTAKRKVIELMTDDGFDSTKDFVRVGVKSGGCSGLSYDLTFDNNQQENDKVFEENDVKIVVDKKSFLYLVGTTLEYSGGLNGKGFVFNNPNANRTCGCGESFSL, encoded by the coding sequence ATGATAAAAGTTTCAGACACAGCAAAGAGAAAAGTCATTGAACTGATGACAGATGATGGCTTTGACTCGACAAAAGATTTTGTAAGAGTTGGTGTAAAGAGTGGAGGTTGTTCAGGCTTATCTTATGATTTAACTTTCGATAATAACCAACAAGAAAACGATAAAGTTTTTGAAGAGAATGATGTAAAAATTGTCGTAGACAAAAAAAGCTTTTTATATTTAGTTGGTACCACTTTAGAATATTCAGGAGGTCTAAATGGTAAAGGTTTTGTGTTTAATAATCCAAACGCAAATAGAACTTGTGGTTGTGGAGAATCATTTTCACTTTAA
- a CDS encoding OmpA family protein → MRKIILPFLFLTLSLFAQEENYTIKNLDINKKYQDFGVSFYNDSTAVFASARKTVFMKRVWSGNHEPFLRLYQGKIASDGEITNPTEFGHQLDTKYHESNLSFSKDLKTVYFDRNNFFHKEYRTNEEGVNLIQIYKAKIDENGKWVAVERLPFNSDEFSSGHPVLNADNTKLYFISDRPDSYGETDIYVVDINADGSYGEPKNLGTTVNTSKKEMFPFIDENNVLYFSSNGFNSGKGNLDVYATKLNKQGDYFAPQNLGFPINSNQDDFAFVKQKGKNTGYFSSNREGGKGDDDIYAITEIKAPIFECKETLKGIVVNNKTTNTIASAEVKLYHNNKELAAVITDKQGRFSFTIDCELNYKLEVSKENFHQAFKEVASSKENFIEVDLELEPIENNHFITVRDQVMLNIPPIYFDLAKATIKKTSEQELQMVVDLMNRYPKIIVQIRAHSDSRGNDSYNLRLSDRRAKATVNWILDKGIAKNRIFGIGFGEEDLVNECSNGVQCSEEKHLENRRTEFVILNPFTVGK, encoded by the coding sequence ATGAGAAAAATTATACTACCATTTCTTTTCTTAACCTTAAGTCTATTTGCTCAAGAAGAGAACTACACTATTAAAAATTTAGATATCAATAAAAAATACCAAGATTTTGGTGTTAGCTTCTATAACGATTCTACAGCCGTTTTTGCTTCAGCAAGAAAAACGGTTTTTATGAAACGTGTTTGGTCTGGCAATCACGAGCCCTTTTTAAGATTGTATCAAGGAAAAATTGCTTCTGATGGAGAAATTACAAATCCTACAGAATTTGGTCATCAATTAGATACCAAATATCATGAGTCTAACCTTAGCTTTTCTAAAGATTTAAAAACTGTTTATTTTGATAGAAATAACTTCTTCCATAAAGAATACAGAACAAACGAAGAAGGTGTTAATTTAATACAAATTTATAAAGCCAAAATAGACGAAAATGGTAAATGGGTAGCTGTAGAAAGATTGCCTTTTAATAGCGATGAATTTAGCTCTGGACATCCTGTTTTAAATGCAGACAATACCAAGCTTTACTTTATATCAGACAGGCCAGATTCTTATGGAGAAACAGATATATATGTAGTAGATATAAATGCTGATGGTTCTTATGGCGAACCTAAAAATTTAGGAACCACTGTAAACACTTCTAAAAAAGAAATGTTTCCTTTTATAGATGAAAACAATGTGTTGTATTTCTCTTCTAACGGATTCAATTCTGGAAAAGGAAATTTAGATGTTTATGCTACCAAATTAAACAAGCAAGGTGATTATTTTGCACCTCAAAACTTAGGTTTTCCTATAAATAGCAATCAAGATGATTTTGCTTTTGTGAAACAGAAAGGTAAAAATACAGGCTATTTTTCTTCTAACAGAGAAGGTGGAAAAGGAGATGATGATATTTACGCAATAACAGAAATTAAAGCACCAATTTTTGAATGTAAAGAAACCTTAAAAGGTATTGTTGTAAATAACAAAACAACCAATACTATAGCATCTGCAGAGGTAAAATTATATCATAACAATAAAGAGTTAGCAGCTGTAATTACAGATAAACAAGGTAGATTTTCTTTTACCATAGACTGTGAATTGAACTACAAATTAGAGGTTTCTAAAGAAAATTTTCATCAAGCATTTAAAGAAGTTGCAAGCTCTAAAGAAAATTTTATAGAAGTTGATTTAGAATTAGAGCCTATAGAAAACAATCATTTTATTACAGTTAGAGATCAAGTTATGCTAAACATACCTCCTATTTATTTTGATTTAGCAAAGGCAACCATTAAAAAAACATCAGAACAAGAATTACAAATGGTGGTTGATTTAATGAACAGATATCCAAAAATTATAGTGCAAATTAGAGCACATTCAGATAGTAGAGGAAATGATAGTTATAATCTTAGGCTTTCCGATAGAAGAGCAAAGGCAACTGTAAATTGGATTCTAGACAAAGGTATTGCCAAAAACAGAATTTTCGGAATTGGTTTTGGTGAAGAAGATTTGGTAAACGAATGTTCTAATGGTGTGCAGTGTTCAGAAGAAAAACATCTAGAGAATAGAAGAACTGAATTTGTTATTTTAAATCCGTTTACGGTAGGTAAATAA
- a CDS encoding choice-of-anchor B family protein, whose protein sequence is MFKKVLFLVILISFSCSKDLSDSQITDPNPVVDIVDTNDDTITKCENGSAGGFPCNGYDLLARISLSDLDLSNTATNNLSGNDSWGWTDPTTNKEYALMGLNSGVSFIDISEPTEPVIVGFLPTATVNSDWRDVKVYNNHAFVVSEASNHGMQVFDLTKLRDVANPPVVFDADATYTNFGSAHNIVINESEGYAYPVGTSRNGTFAGGPLFINIQDPLNPVNEGGFTNYSHDAQVVTYNGPDTEHVGKEILIGSNETEVVIVDITDKRNPIKLSSISYSNVEYTHQGWFTEDMSYFLLGDELDELRNGGRTRTVVFDFIDLDNPKLHLEYLGVTAAIDHNGYVKGDTFYLANYTAGVRMIDITNIANKTVNEVGFFDTRPANNLASFNGVWNVYPYFESGVIVVSDIENGLFLIKKSE, encoded by the coding sequence ATGTTTAAAAAAGTATTGTTTTTAGTAATTCTTATTTCATTTAGTTGTTCTAAAGATCTTTCAGATTCACAAATCACAGATCCAAATCCTGTAGTAGATATTGTTGATACCAATGATGACACCATAACCAAATGTGAAAATGGTTCGGCCGGTGGTTTTCCTTGTAATGGTTATGATTTATTGGCTAGAATTTCTTTAAGCGATTTAGACTTATCAAACACAGCTACCAATAACTTAAGTGGTAATGACTCTTGGGGTTGGACAGACCCAACAACCAATAAAGAATATGCATTAATGGGCTTAAATTCTGGTGTTTCTTTTATTGATATTAGTGAGCCAACAGAGCCAGTAATAGTTGGTTTTTTACCAACTGCAACTGTAAATAGCGATTGGAGAGATGTAAAAGTGTATAACAATCATGCTTTTGTGGTTAGTGAAGCATCAAATCATGGTATGCAAGTTTTTGATTTAACAAAGTTAAGAGATGTAGCAAATCCGCCAGTTGTTTTCGATGCAGATGCAACTTATACCAATTTTGGTAGTGCACACAATATTGTCATTAATGAAAGTGAAGGTTATGCATATCCTGTTGGTACAAGTAGAAATGGCACTTTTGCTGGTGGTCCACTATTTATCAATATTCAAGATCCTTTAAATCCAGTAAACGAAGGTGGTTTCACAAACTACTCTCATGATGCTCAAGTTGTTACTTATAATGGGCCAGACACAGAACATGTAGGAAAAGAAATATTAATTGGTAGTAATGAAACAGAAGTTGTAATTGTAGATATTACAGACAAACGAAACCCTATTAAACTATCATCTATAAGTTATTCTAATGTAGAGTACACACACCAAGGTTGGTTTACAGAAGACATGAGTTATTTTCTTTTAGGTGATGAGTTAGATGAGTTAAGAAATGGAGGAAGAACTAGAACTGTAGTTTTTGATTTTATCGATTTAGATAATCCTAAATTACACCTTGAGTATTTAGGTGTAACTGCAGCTATAGATCATAATGGTTATGTTAAAGGTGATACGTTTTATTTAGCAAATTATACAGCAGGTGTTAGAATGATAGACATTACCAACATTGCCAATAAAACTGTAAATGAAGTTGGTTTTTTTGACACAAGGCCTGCTAATAACTTAGCTTCATTCAATGGAGTTTGGAATGTTTATCCTTATTTTGAAAGTGGCGTAATTGTAGTTAGTGATATTGAAAACGGATTGTTTTTAATTAAAAAATCAGAATAA
- a CDS encoding MbnP family protein yields the protein MRKIIFTLVVFCFTFLACSEDNDVNIETVNVTLKFTQNWDGTAISSSDFNQFKFTNENGDLISIERLRYVVSNTTIGAVANNYQLIDVVENTGAEIVLEGITKGSKSLNFTFGFNDADNLDGIYPDLNSASFNVPEMLGGGYHYMQFDGKYKDTNNADANFNYHAIRAADITDPDNLILQDTSIDIDLGNVEISDNTTIEIQMNVAEWFKNPNTWNLNELNTVLMPNFDAQILMNANGQSVFSLGEITNN from the coding sequence ATGAGAAAAATAATATTCACTTTAGTAGTATTTTGTTTTACATTTTTGGCCTGTTCAGAAGACAATGATGTAAATATAGAAACTGTAAATGTTACTCTTAAATTTACCCAAAATTGGGATGGTACAGCAATTTCATCATCAGATTTTAATCAGTTTAAATTTACCAATGAAAATGGAGATTTAATTAGTATTGAAAGATTAAGATATGTGGTTTCAAATACAACAATTGGGGCAGTAGCCAATAATTATCAACTTATTGATGTTGTTGAAAATACAGGTGCAGAGATTGTTTTAGAAGGTATTACTAAGGGCTCAAAATCACTTAATTTTACATTTGGTTTTAATGATGCAGATAATTTAGATGGTATTTATCCAGATTTGAATTCAGCTTCTTTTAATGTTCCAGAAATGTTGGGTGGAGGCTATCATTACATGCAATTTGATGGCAAATACAAAGACACTAATAATGCAGATGCTAATTTTAATTATCATGCAATTAGAGCTGCAGATATTACAGATCCAGATAACTTAATTTTACAAGATACTTCAATAGATATAGACCTAGGGAATGTAGAAATTTCAGACAATACAACTATAGAAATTCAAATGAATGTTGCAGAATGGTTTAAAAATCCAAATACCTGGAATTTAAACGAACTTAATACAGTTTTAATGCCCAATTTCGATGCTCAAATTTTAATGAATGCCAATGGTCAATCTGTCTTTTCTCTGGGTGAAATAACGAATAATTAG
- a CDS encoding type IX secretion system membrane protein PorP/SprF yields MKSIKYIISCTLLLVTISIKGQQDPLYTQYNYNMNVINPAYAGSKGVFSLGVLGRSQWVGIEGSPRTLTLAAHSPVGKSVGLGLSVIADRVGPVRETNIFGDFSYTIVTSENSRLALGLKAGVTSLQVNTLTANNNNDPLNVPIDRTAPNFGTGAYFYTDKFYAGFSIPNLLKTRYLEKSAGVVSTASEEMHYFITTGYVFDIYDDLKLKPSTMIRGVKNAPLSVDISANLLWQEKFEFGASYRFNKSFSGVIGFLLNEDMRIGYSYDQSIGNFGNFNFGSHEIMLLIDFNRRNLKSPRFF; encoded by the coding sequence ATGAAAAGCATAAAATATATAATTAGTTGTACTCTTTTACTGGTCACAATTTCAATTAAAGGTCAGCAAGACCCACTGTATACTCAATACAATTATAACATGAATGTTATTAACCCTGCTTACGCAGGTTCTAAAGGCGTATTTAGTCTGGGTGTTTTAGGTAGATCTCAATGGGTAGGTATAGAAGGTAGCCCAAGAACGCTAACATTAGCAGCGCATTCACCTGTTGGTAAATCTGTAGGTTTAGGGCTTTCTGTAATTGCAGATAGAGTTGGGCCTGTAAGAGAAACAAATATTTTTGGAGATTTTTCGTACACGATTGTAACTTCAGAAAATAGCAGATTAGCCTTAGGTTTAAAGGCAGGTGTAACTTCTTTGCAAGTAAATACACTAACTGCAAACAACAATAACGATCCCTTAAACGTACCTATAGATAGAACTGCACCCAATTTTGGAACAGGTGCGTATTTCTATACAGACAAATTCTATGCTGGGTTTTCGATCCCAAATTTGTTAAAAACCAGGTATTTAGAAAAATCAGCGGGGGTTGTATCTACAGCATCAGAAGAAATGCATTATTTTATCACTACTGGTTACGTTTTTGATATTTATGATGATTTAAAACTAAAGCCTTCTACCATGATTAGAGGTGTAAAAAATGCACCTTTATCTGTAGATATTTCAGCCAATTTACTTTGGCAAGAAAAGTTTGAATTTGGTGCATCTTACAGGTTTAACAAATCGTTTTCTGGTGTAATTGGCTTTTTACTAAATGAAGATATGAGAATTGGTTATTCATATGATCAAAGTATTGGAAACTTTGGGAACTTTAATTTTGGCTCACATGAAATAATGTTGCTTATCGATTTTAACAGGAGAAATTTAAAAAGTCCAAGATTCTTTTAA
- a CDS encoding N-acyl homoserine lactonase family protein encodes MKNLFYLFFAISIVSCKNAEKKEAQSPNVPEVKLYQLKGGSILVKKLEVFSQDTTYTGQQKQFTDTYYVISHPKGNLMWDAGLPEQLVLPEPFDEPSGVYRIQRQDSLKNQLKSIGFKVEDFKYFAMSHSHFDHTGHASYMNDATLLIQNDEFNVTLGDTVKAKNEAFKNLTKVQKLYGDYDVFADGTVIIKAMPGHTIGHQVLLVNVTGLEKPILLTGDLYHFEENRIHKRVPSFNYNAPQTIKSMEAFEEFAEEENAEVIIQHSPKDYEKLEKLLNSIEPKAQN; translated from the coding sequence ATGAAAAACCTATTCTACTTATTTTTTGCAATTAGTATTGTAAGCTGCAAAAATGCAGAAAAGAAAGAAGCACAATCACCTAATGTTCCTGAAGTGAAATTGTATCAATTAAAAGGAGGATCTATTTTGGTGAAAAAGCTAGAGGTTTTTTCTCAAGATACAACTTATACAGGTCAACAAAAGCAATTTACAGATACCTATTATGTAATTTCGCATCCAAAAGGAAACTTGATGTGGGATGCTGGTTTACCAGAACAATTAGTATTGCCAGAACCTTTTGATGAGCCAAGTGGAGTATATCGAATTCAAAGACAAGATTCACTGAAAAATCAACTAAAATCGATAGGATTTAAAGTAGAAGATTTTAAATATTTTGCAATGTCTCATTCTCATTTTGATCATACAGGTCATGCCAGTTATATGAATGATGCAACTCTGTTAATTCAGAATGATGAATTTAATGTAACTCTTGGAGATACTGTAAAAGCGAAAAATGAAGCTTTTAAAAATCTAACCAAAGTGCAAAAATTATATGGAGATTATGATGTTTTTGCAGATGGTACAGTAATTATAAAAGCAATGCCTGGTCATACAATTGGGCATCAAGTTTTATTAGTAAATGTTACAGGTTTAGAAAAACCAATTTTATTAACTGGTGATTTGTATCATTTCGAAGAAAATAGAATACATAAAAGAGTACCATCATTTAATTACAATGCACCTCAAACTATAAAAAGTATGGAGGCTTTTGAAGAATTTGCAGAAGAAGAAAATGCAGAAGTGATTATACAACATTCTCCAAAAGATTACGAAAAATTAGAAAAATTATTAAATAGCATAGAGCCAAAAGCTCAAAACTAA
- the sufB gene encoding Fe-S cluster assembly protein SufB, whose product MSKYTEEDLEQELKTKEYEYGFYTDIESETFAKGLNEDVVRAISKKKNEPEWMTEWRLEAFRVWEKMTEPDWANVKYPKPDFQEIAYYSAPKKKPKLNSLDEVDPDLLETFKKLGISIDEQKKLANVAVDIVMDSVSVATTFKKTLGEKGIIFMPISEAIQEHPELVKKYLGTVVPTSDNFYAALNSAVFSDGSFCYIPKGVKCPMELSTYFRINEGGTGQFERTLVVADKGSYVSYLEGCTAPQRDENQLHAAVVELIAMDDAEIKYSTVQNWFPGDENGKGGVFNFVTKRGLCETNAKISWTQVETGSAVTWKYPSCILKGNNSVGEFYSIAVTNHFQQADTGTKMVHLGKNTKSTIISKGISAGQSQNSYRGLVQINSRAENARNFSQCDSLLMGNACGAHTFPYIEAKNKSAQIEHEATTSKIGEDQLFYCNQRGIDTEKAIALIVNGFSKEVLNKLPMEFAVEAQKLLEISLEGSVG is encoded by the coding sequence ATGTCAAAGTATACAGAAGAAGATTTAGAACAAGAATTAAAAACCAAAGAGTATGAATATGGTTTTTATACAGATATAGAAAGTGAAACGTTTGCCAAAGGTTTAAATGAAGATGTTGTTCGTGCAATTTCTAAAAAGAAAAACGAACCAGAATGGATGACTGAATGGAGGCTAGAAGCGTTTAGAGTTTGGGAAAAAATGACAGAGCCAGATTGGGCTAACGTTAAATATCCTAAGCCAGATTTTCAAGAGATTGCCTATTATTCTGCACCTAAAAAGAAACCAAAATTAAATTCTTTAGACGAGGTAGATCCTGATTTATTAGAAACATTTAAAAAATTAGGTATTTCTATAGATGAGCAAAAGAAATTAGCAAATGTTGCAGTAGATATTGTAATGGATTCTGTTTCTGTAGCTACTACTTTTAAGAAAACTTTAGGTGAAAAAGGTATTATTTTTATGCCAATTTCAGAAGCTATTCAAGAGCATCCAGAGTTGGTGAAAAAATATTTAGGTACAGTTGTGCCAACATCAGACAACTTTTATGCAGCTTTAAATTCGGCTGTTTTTTCTGATGGATCTTTCTGTTACATTCCAAAAGGTGTTAAATGTCCTATGGAATTATCAACCTATTTTAGAATAAACGAAGGAGGAACAGGACAATTTGAAAGAACTTTAGTTGTTGCAGACAAAGGTAGTTATGTTTCTTATTTAGAAGGTTGTACTGCACCTCAAAGAGATGAAAATCAATTGCATGCTGCAGTTGTAGAATTAATTGCTATGGATGATGCTGAAATTAAATATTCTACAGTGCAAAACTGGTTTCCTGGAGATGAAAACGGAAAAGGTGGTGTCTTTAACTTTGTAACCAAAAGAGGTTTGTGTGAAACCAATGCAAAAATTTCTTGGACACAAGTTGAAACAGGTTCTGCAGTAACTTGGAAATATCCTTCTTGTATTTTAAAAGGAAATAATTCTGTAGGTGAATTTTATTCTATAGCAGTAACTAATCATTTTCAGCAAGCAGATACAGGTACTAAAATGGTTCACTTGGGTAAAAATACCAAGTCAACCATTATCTCTAAAGGTATTTCAGCAGGTCAATCTCAAAACTCTTACAGAGGTTTAGTACAAATAAACTCAAGAGCAGAAAATGCACGTAATTTTTCGCAATGCGATTCACTTTTAATGGGTAATGCTTGTGGTGCACATACATTTCCTTATATAGAGGCTAAAAACAAATCAGCTCAAATAGAACACGAAGCTACTACAAGTAAAATTGGAGAAGACCAATTATTTTATTGTAATCAAAGAGGTATAGATACAGAAAAAGCAATTGCATTAATTGTAAATGGTTTTAGTAAAGAAGTACTTAACAAGTTACCAATGGAATTTGCTGTAGAAGCACAGAAATTATTAGAAATTTCTTTAGAAGGTTCTGTAGGATAA
- the sufD gene encoding Fe-S cluster assembly protein SufD: MELKDKLLSSYVAFEDNVDLNSEVHEIRSKALENFDKLGFPTKKLEAWKYTSLNSLLKNDYSIFPDREKAVELADVKKYFIHDIDTYKVVFIDGKYSSFLSATTHEKFDVCLMSSALNKPKYKSVIETYFNKVAKQDNLTSLNTAFASEGAYIYIPKNIEVQKPIQIINFTTGSEPATMIQPRNLIVVEENSHVQIIERHQSLTSNAVLSNVVTEVFAAKSATVDYYKIQNDNTNASLVDNTYVNQKSNSVVSVHTFSFGGNITRNNLNFYQNGEHIDSILKGITIIEGKQHVDHHTLVHHIEPNCESHQDYKGIFDERSTGVFNGKVIVEKEAQKTNAYQQNNNVLVSDKATINAKPQLEIFADDVKCSHGCTIGQLDDDALFYMQQRGIPKKEGRGLLMFAFANTVLESVKIPEVKSRITKLIANKLNVNIGFDL; the protein is encoded by the coding sequence ATGGAATTAAAAGATAAATTACTTTCTTCTTATGTAGCTTTTGAAGATAATGTAGACTTGAACTCAGAAGTTCATGAAATACGTTCTAAAGCTTTAGAAAACTTTGACAAGCTAGGTTTCCCAACCAAAAAATTGGAAGCGTGGAAATACACATCTTTAAACTCACTTTTAAAAAACGACTATAGCATTTTTCCTGATAGAGAAAAAGCTGTAGAATTAGCAGATGTTAAAAAGTATTTTATTCATGATATAGATACTTATAAAGTAGTCTTTATAGATGGTAAATACAGTTCTTTCTTATCTGCAACAACGCATGAGAAATTCGATGTTTGCTTAATGTCTTCTGCATTAAATAAACCAAAATACAAATCAGTAATAGAAACTTATTTTAATAAAGTTGCCAAACAAGATAACTTAACAAGTTTAAATACTGCATTTGCATCAGAGGGTGCTTACATTTACATCCCAAAGAATATCGAAGTTCAGAAACCAATTCAGATTATTAATTTTACAACAGGTTCTGAGCCAGCAACAATGATTCAGCCAAGAAATTTAATTGTGGTTGAAGAAAATTCTCATGTTCAAATTATAGAACGTCATCAAAGTTTAACTTCTAATGCGGTTTTATCTAATGTTGTTACCGAAGTTTTTGCGGCTAAAAGTGCAACTGTAGATTATTACAAAATTCAGAATGATAATACCAATGCTTCATTGGTAGATAATACTTATGTAAATCAAAAATCGAACAGTGTAGTATCTGTGCATACGTTCTCATTTGGTGGTAACATCACTAGAAATAATTTAAACTTTTATCAAAATGGAGAACATATAGACTCTATTTTAAAAGGTATCACAATTATTGAAGGTAAACAACACGTAGATCACCATACTTTAGTACATCACATAGAGCCAAATTGCGAATCTCATCAAGATTATAAAGGTATTTTTGATGAACGTTCTACAGGTGTTTTTAATGGTAAAGTAATTGTAGAGAAAGAAGCTCAAAAAACCAATGCTTACCAGCAAAATAATAATGTTTTAGTTAGTGATAAAGCCACAATAAACGCAAAACCTCAATTAGAAATTTTTGCAGATGATGTAAAATGTTCTCATGGTTGTACAATTGGTCAGCTAGATGATGATGCTTTATTTTACATGCAGCAAAGAGGAATACCTAAAAAAGAAGGTAGAGGTTTATTAATGTTTGCCTTTGCAAATACGGTGTTAGAAAGTGTAAAAATTCCTGAGGTGAAATCAAGAATTACAAAGCTTATTGCTAACAAATTAAATGTAAATATTGGTTTTGATTTGTAG
- a CDS encoding cytochrome-c peroxidase yields MRKLGLYILFFTFLMSCSSKEEDIYVPVSYNLQIPELFADKLIAPVIPADNPLTEEGVALGKKLFFDRILSGNQTQSCAHCHKLQEAFSDSFQFSEGAEGDLGSRNSMPLFNLAWNFDERFAWDGKEFGLENQVIEPIVNPVEMHGDLKEITKRLNNHDRYPDLFQLAFGTSEISSDLVAKAVAQFMRTIISANSKFDNYLLGEATLTVEEQNGFNIFMSEEKGDCFHCHGSNNNPLWTDNQFHNNGLDETFTDLGLGAITGDSADNGKFKSPSLRNLTYTAPYMHDGRFSTLEEVINHYSEGLKFSETIDPLMKKVNQGGVGLSDAEKADLKAFLLTLTDQEFINNPAFKN; encoded by the coding sequence ATGAGAAAATTAGGTTTATATATTTTATTTTTCACTTTTTTAATGAGTTGCTCATCTAAAGAGGAAGATATTTATGTACCTGTTTCTTACAATTTACAAATACCAGAATTATTTGCAGATAAGCTTATAGCACCTGTTATCCCTGCTGATAATCCACTTACAGAAGAAGGGGTAGCTTTGGGTAAAAAGTTGTTTTTTGATAGAATTTTATCTGGTAACCAAACACAATCTTGTGCTCACTGTCACAAATTACAAGAAGCTTTTTCAGACAGTTTTCAATTTAGTGAAGGTGCTGAAGGAGATTTAGGTTCAAGGAATTCTATGCCCTTATTCAATTTAGCCTGGAATTTTGACGAACGGTTTGCTTGGGATGGTAAAGAATTTGGTTTAGAAAATCAAGTAATTGAGCCCATTGTAAATCCTGTAGAAATGCATGGAGATTTAAAAGAGATTACCAAAAGATTAAACAATCATGATAGGTATCCAGATTTGTTTCAATTGGCATTTGGTACCTCAGAAATCAGTTCAGATTTGGTAGCTAAGGCAGTTGCTCAATTTATGAGAACTATCATCTCTGCAAATTCAAAATTTGATAACTATTTATTGGGTGAAGCAACACTAACAGTTGAAGAACAAAATGGATTTAACATTTTTATGAGTGAAGAAAAAGGGGATTGTTTTCATTGTCATGGAAGCAATAATAATCCACTGTGGACAGACAATCAATTTCATAACAATGGTTTAGATGAAACCTTTACAGATTTAGGTTTAGGGGCCATTACTGGAGATTCTGCAGATAATGGTAAATTCAAATCACCATCTTTAAGAAATTTAACTTATACAGCACCTTACATGCATGATGGACGTTTTTCTACTTTAGAAGAAGTTATCAATCACTACTCAGAAGGCCTAAAATTCTCAGAAACTATAGATCCGTTAATGAAAAAAGTAAACCAAGGTGGAGTAGGTTTGAGTGACGCAGAAAAGGCCGATTTAAAAGCGTTTTTATTAACACTTACAGACCAAGAATTTATCAATAATCCTGCCTTTAAAAACTAA
- the sufC gene encoding Fe-S cluster assembly ATPase SufC: MLKINNLHAAIEEKSILKGLNLEVKAGEVHAIMGPNGAGKSTLANIVAGKEDYEVTNGSIELDGEDLSELAPEERAHNGVFLSFQYPVEIPGVSVTNFIKTAINETRKAKGLEDMPAKDMLKKIREKSELLEIDRKFLSRSLNEGFSGGEKKRNEIFQMAMLEPKLAILDETDSGLDIDALRIVANGVNKLKSKNNAVIVITHYQRLLDYIVPDFVHVLHDGKIVKTGDASLALELEAKGYDWIKKELV, translated from the coding sequence ATGTTAAAAATTAACAATTTACACGCAGCAATAGAAGAGAAATCTATCCTAAAAGGATTAAACCTAGAGGTAAAAGCTGGTGAAGTTCATGCAATCATGGGGCCTAATGGAGCTGGAAAAAGTACTTTAGCAAACATAGTTGCAGGTAAGGAAGATTATGAAGTAACCAATGGTAGTATAGAATTAGATGGCGAAGATCTTAGTGAACTAGCACCTGAGGAAAGAGCTCATAATGGAGTATTTTTATCTTTTCAATATCCTGTAGAAATTCCTGGTGTTTCTGTAACTAACTTTATAAAAACAGCTATTAACGAAACTAGAAAAGCAAAAGGCTTAGAAGATATGCCTGCTAAAGATATGCTTAAGAAAATTCGTGAAAAGTCAGAATTGTTAGAAATAGATCGTAAATTTTTATCTCGTTCGTTAAACGAAGGTTTTTCTGGTGGAGAGAAAAAACGTAACGAAATTTTTCAAATGGCAATGTTAGAGCCAAAATTAGCCATTTTAGATGAAACTGATTCTGGTTTAGATATTGATGCTTTACGTATTGTAGCAAATGGTGTAAATAAATTAAAATCTAAAAACAATGCTGTAATTGTTATTACACATTATCAAAGACTTTTAGATTATATAGTTCCAGATTTTGTACACGTTTTACACGATGGTAAAATTGTAAAAACTGGTGATGCCTCTCTTGCATTAGAATTAGAAGCAAAAGGGTATGATTGGATTAAAAAGGAACTAGTTTAA